In the genome of Pseudorasbora parva isolate DD20220531a chromosome 10, ASM2467924v1, whole genome shotgun sequence, one region contains:
- the LOC137090474 gene encoding trichohyalin-like yields MSQRPLLAESGGDSSSSDIRQREEETQAPQTSGREQRRLELLRHQAERRGDSSSSDIRQRTEETRAPQTSGREQRRLELLRHQAENRGDSSSSDIRQREEETRAPQTSDREETRAPQTSDRERRRLELLRHQREDETRAPQTSDREKRRLELLRHQTERGRDSSSSDIRQREEETRAPQTSDREKRRLELLRHQTERGGDSSSSDIRQREEETRAPQTSGREKRRLQLLRHQAERGGDSSSSDIRQREEETRAPQTSDRERRLELLRHQAERGGDSSSSDIRQREEETRAPQTSDRERRLELLRHQAERGGDSSSSDIRQREEETRAPQTSDKERRRLELLRHQTERGGDSSSSDIRQREGETRAPQTSDRERRRLEVLRHQAERGGDSRSSDIRQREEETRAPQTSDREKRRLELLRHQAERGGDSSSSDIRQREEETRAPQTSDRERRRLKLLRHQAERRGDSSSSDIRQREEETQAPQTSDRERRRLEPLRHQTERRGDSSSSDIRQREEETQAPQTSDREKRRLQLLRHQTERGGDSSSSDIRQREEETRAPQTSDRERRRLELLRHQAERGGDSSSSDSRQREEDTRAPQTSDRERRRLKHLRHQTERGGDSSSSDIRQREEETRAPQTSGRERRRLKLLRHQTERGGDSSSSDIRQREEETRAPQTSDRERRRLELLRHQTERGGDSSSSDIRQREEETRAPQTSGRERRRLKLLRHQTERGGDSSSSDIRQREEETHAPQTSDRERRRL; encoded by the exons ATGTCGCAGCGCCCCCTCCTG GCCGAGAGCGGAGGAGACTCAAGCTCCTCAGACATCAggcagagagaggaggagactcAAGCTCCTCAGACATCAGGCAGAGAACAGAGGAGACTCGAGCTCCTCAGACATCAGGCAGAGAGAAGAGGAGACTCGAGCTCCTCAGACATCAGGCAGAGAACAGAGGAGACTCGAGCTCCTCAGACATCAGGCAGAGAACAGAGGAGACTCGAGCTCCTCAGACATCAGGCAGAGAACAGAGGAGACTCGAGCTCCTCAGACATCAGGCAGAGAGAAGAGGAGACTAGAGCTCCTCAGACATCAGACAGAGAGGAGACTCGAGCTCCTCAgacatcagacagagagaggaggagactcgagctcctcagacatcag agagaggaCGAGACTCGAGCTCCTCAGACATCAGACAGAGAGAAGAGGAGACTCGAGCTCCTAAgacatcagacagagagaggaCGAGACTCAAGCTCCTCAGACATTAggcagagagaggaggagactcGAGCTCCTCAGACATCAGACAGAGAGAAGAGGAGACTCGAGCTCCTAAgacatcagacagagagaggaggagactcgagctcctcagacatcaggcagagagaggaggagactcGAGCTCCTCAGACATCAGGCAGAGAGAAGAGGAGACTCCAGCTCCTCAGACATCAggcagagagaggaggagactcaagctcctcagacatcagacagagagaggaggagactagagctcctcagacatcagacagagagaggaGACTCGAGCTCCTCAGACATCAggcagagagaggaggagactcGAGCTCCTCAGACATCAGACAGAGAGAAGAGGAGACTAGAGCTCCTCAgacatcagacagagagaggaGACTCGAGCTCCTCAGACATCAggcagagagaggaggagactcgagctcctcagacatcaggcagagagaggaggagactcGAGCTCCTCAGACATCAGACAAAGAGAGGAGAAGACTCGAGCTCCTCAgacatcagacagagagaggaggagactcGAGCTCCTCAGACATCAG GCAAAGAGAGGGGGAGACTCGAGCTCCTCAgacatcagacagagagagaaggagacTCGAGGTCCTCAGACATCAggcagagagaggaggagactcGAGGTCCTCAGACATCAGACAGAGAGAAGAGGAGACTAGAGCTCCTCAGACATCAGACAGAGAGAAGAGGAGACTAGAGCTCCTCAGACATCAggcagagagaggaggagactcaagctcctcagacatcaggcagagagaggaggagactcgagctcctcagacatcagacagagagaggaggagactcAAGCTCCTCAGACATCAGGCAGAGAGAAGAGGAGACTCCAGCTCCTCAGACATCAggcagagagaggaggagactcaagctcctcagacatcagacagagagaggcGGAGACTCGAGCCCCTCAGACATCAGACAGAGAGAAGAGGAGACTCCAGCTCCTCAgacatcagacagagagaggaggagactcAAGCTCCTCAGACATCAGACAGAGAGAAGAGGAGACTCCAGCTCCTCAgacatcagacagagagaggaggagactcgagctcctcagacatcagacagagagaggaggagactcgagctcctcagacatcagacagagagagaagaaGACTCGAGCTCCTCAGACATCAggcagagagaggaggagactcGAGCTCCTCAGACAGCAGACAGAGAGAGGAGGATACTCGAGCTCCTCAgacatcagacagagagaggaggagactcAAGCACCTCAgacatcagacagagagaggaggagactcaagctcctcagacatcagacagagagaggaggagactcgagctcctcagacatcaggcagagagaggaggagactcaagctcctcagacatcagacagagagaggaggagactcAAGCTCCTCAGACATCAGACAGAGAGAAGAGGAGACTAGAGCTCCTCAgacatcagacagagagaggaggagactcgagctcctcagacatcagacagagagaggaggagactcgagctcctcagacatcagacagagagaggaggagactcGCGCTCCTCAGACATCAggcagagagaggaggagactcaagctcctcagacatcagacagagagaggaggagactcgagctcctcagacatcagacagagagaggaggagactcACGCTCCTCAgacatcagacagagagaggaggagactctag